ATGATCGCCCGTCTTCTTGATAAAGCACCTCTTGCAGATCTTGAGAAAGCAGCTGAAAATCCAGTGACAGCTGCCATATTAGGTGGTATGAATCCTCAACACGCTATCGTCTCAGGTTTAGGAGCATTACCTGCTGATAGTGCAGGGAATAGATGGACTGCTGATTATATTGGCGCAAGTGGCAATTTACTTGCCGATTTTCGAGCAAATTTAACCGCAGAATCTCAAGGGCGCCTCCAAGCAGTCAGACTTTATGAAGCTACCACTGATCCAGGAGTAAAAGATATGCTCGCTTTTCTTATCGCAAGAGATACAATGCATCAAAACATGTGGAAAGCTGCAATCGCTGAAATAGAAGCGCAAGAAAATATTGTGGTACCTAGTACGTTCCCTAGAGAGTTGGAAAATCAATATGTATCGTATGATTTTTATAACCTTTCGGCAGGGGAAGAAAGTAAAAAAGGACGGTGGGCAAAGGGTGCTAGTATGGATAGCATGGGCGAGTTTAATTATGTATCTCCTGCTCCCGCATACGGTGAGGCACCTAAATTGAAGCCTGCTCCACCCTACATGCATAATACGCCCCCTACAACACGGGAGGAATAACAGCGTATATGTCAAAATCATGACGTTTTCATATAGCAGATGCCTTTTACTCGACACTGCCCCTTCTTTTTTGTCACAATAAGAATGAAAGTTGGACATTCCTCAAGGAGGCAGACTATCTTGGTACAATCCTTTAAAGCTTTTCAGACCCATGGTGACGGAACAGGACAACTCATTACGCGAACATTAGATGATTTACCTCAAGGTGACGTCACAATTAAAGTACATTATTCAGGCGTCAATTTTAAGGATGGCATGGCTACACAGGCAGATGCTAAAATCGTTAAGGACTATCCTGTCATTCCAGGAATTGATTTAGCCGGAGAAATCGTTGCTACAACTAGTGATCATTATCAAATCGGTGATCACGTTATCGTGACAAGTTATGAGCTAGGCGTTAGTCACGATGGCGGGTATAGTGAGTATGCACGTGTCCCAGCTGGTTGGGTGGTCCCACTACCTAGCGGATTGACGACACGGGAAGCGATGACTATTGGCACAGCTGGTTTCACTGCAGCCTTGTCCATTCACAAGCTTGAGATGGATGGACTCACACCTGAAGATAAGCCTGTGCTTGTTAGTGGGGCGACTGGTGGCGTGGGAAGCATGGCAGTTGATATGCTAAAACAGCGGGGCTATTATGTCACGGCTAGTACTGGTAAAGCCACTGAGCATGATTATTTGAAGACTTTAGGAGCAGACGAGGTTATCGGACGCGACGACGTAACACCTGACACATTAAAACCTTTGCAAAAAGAACGATGGGCAGCTGCTATCGACCCCACCGGCGGAAAGCCCCTTGCTTCTATATTAAGTGCAACTAAGCGCGGCGGTGCTGTAGCAGCCAGTGGTTTAACGGCAGGCTCTGAACTCCCAGTTACAGTCATCCCTTTCATCTTGCGTGGTGTGAAGCTTATCGGAATTGATTCCGTTTACTGCCCGATGGATATAAGACGAACTATCTGGGAACGGACAGCAACAGATTTAAAACCAGCTCATTTAAACGATATAGCCACCGAGATTTCACTTGATCAGTTACAAGAAGCATTAAAAAATATCCTAGAAAGTAGCATCAAAGGGCGCGTGCTCGTTAAAATCTCATAAAGATAATTAGTCAAATAAGAAACGGACTCCGAACTTAACCGGAAGTCCGTTTCCTGTTGCCAAACAATAACCAAAGAAGCGTAAATAACAAAAAAGCCGTTATTTCCATTCCAAGAATATACCAAGGGTGTGGGCCTAAAAAATCTAACAAACTCACGCCTCCAGGTTTTTGCCTCACAAACCAGTAGTTTCCCTCCACAACAACGTTGATCGTATAAATCACTGGTAAAAGCACATTCAAGAAGATCATTGCCTTCACAACACTTTTAAACGTTAACACATACCCTCTAAACCATAGAAAGTAAAATACGACCCAAATCACGAGGATATGCGTGTAAAAAAAGTGTATAAATCGAAAATGTGGCCAACCAAAGCTTAATACAGGGGTGACAATGGCTTGAACAGCACCACCAATTCCAACAAAAAAGACAATACCAAAAAGCCATCTGTTTCCTGTCCACAATAGTATAATCACTAATATGACACTTATATTGCTTAATTCAAGAGGTAAGGCATGACTAACATGCCATTGTTCTGTCTGGATGAGCCACATCTGATAACCTGCTTCAAAAA
The DNA window shown above is from Salipaludibacillus agaradhaerens and carries:
- a CDS encoding manganese catalase family protein — protein: MFFHMKELQYEAKPSKPDPIFANQLQEILGGQFGEISVALQYLFQGWNSRTTDKYRDLLMDVGTEELAHVEMLATMIARLLDKAPLADLEKAAENPVTAAILGGMNPQHAIVSGLGALPADSAGNRWTADYIGASGNLLADFRANLTAESQGRLQAVRLYEATTDPGVKDMLAFLIARDTMHQNMWKAAIAEIEAQENIVVPSTFPRELENQYVSYDFYNLSAGEESKKGRWAKGASMDSMGEFNYVSPAPAYGEAPKLKPAPPYMHNTPPTTREE
- a CDS encoding YwaF family protein, with protein sequence MWIGKDSAVVPFTMFSVEHWVMVGLLLIGLLILYCTRHKPVTEKLKHWQKWGALSLIFFEAGYQMWLIQTEQWHVSHALPLELSNISVILVIILLWTGNRWLFGIVFFVGIGGAVQAIVTPVLSFGWPHFRFIHFFYTHILVIWVVFYFLWFRGYVLTFKSVVKAMIFLNVLLPVIYTINVVVEGNYWFVRQKPGGVSLLDFLGPHPWYILGMEITAFLLFTLLWLLFGNRKRTSG
- a CDS encoding acrylyl-CoA reductase family protein encodes the protein MVQSFKAFQTHGDGTGQLITRTLDDLPQGDVTIKVHYSGVNFKDGMATQADAKIVKDYPVIPGIDLAGEIVATTSDHYQIGDHVIVTSYELGVSHDGGYSEYARVPAGWVVPLPSGLTTREAMTIGTAGFTAALSIHKLEMDGLTPEDKPVLVSGATGGVGSMAVDMLKQRGYYVTASTGKATEHDYLKTLGADEVIGRDDVTPDTLKPLQKERWAAAIDPTGGKPLASILSATKRGGAVAASGLTAGSELPVTVIPFILRGVKLIGIDSVYCPMDIRRTIWERTATDLKPAHLNDIATEISLDQLQEALKNILESSIKGRVLVKIS